One Bombus huntii isolate Logan2020A unplaced genomic scaffold, iyBomHunt1.1 ctg00000059.1, whole genome shotgun sequence genomic window carries:
- the LOC126875855 gene encoding uncharacterized protein LOC126875855, whose translation MASVVESLDEEMVLTLSEKLKAWDANFRDMSAKLAELQSGLFELKTKQEPKTPVSPPTTQQETVQPSGHTQPIKLKDAIESVPVFDGYRPSVFHFLRACERARNMISRYQEPQLVKLLVNKLRGHALLAIEDTELTSLNDFGNKLKDLFGPKKSLNEYKGELGTIFQRPGEDILDYMDRVRNLRLAIMDGERGDYGIISPDIQDTIDWETKEAFVKGLPNEVYVRVKIAGYHTLEDAYRQAVKATHELKQITDRTRPQRPTPSNYYRRDNAHPSNTNNNIRNNRQDRRSLPPSQNFLNSTRQNITCNYCKKPGHLVKDCYKFKARVDAGLIVPYASRPSGNQTRPSGEWGEPRRNDTPNRPRVQAATRRPAPTATNRTRTATPARSTPPPITRDRANAMPTIRSNEQPLNIVGESSHNQTRSQTENPESQGKRKRVKHKQPAKENHQELNSDSEGDLSELFQ comes from the coding sequence atggcgagtgtagtggaatcgttggacgaagaaatggttttgacattgtcggaaaagcttaaagcatgggatgcgaactttcgcgatatgagtgcaaaactcgccgaattacaaagcggcttattcgaacttaaaacaaaacaagaacctaaaacacccgtatcgccgccgacaacgcaacaagagacggtccagccgagtggacatacccagccaattaagctaaaagatgcgatcgaatcggtgccagtgtttgacggatatcgaccatcggtattccactttttaagagcttgtgagcgcgcgcgaaatatgatttccagatatcaagaacctcaattggtaaaattgttagtaaataagctccgtggacacgcgctcctcgccatcgaagacacagaattaacgagtctaaacgatttcggaaacaaattaaaggatctattcggcccaaagaaatctcttaacgaatataaaggggaattaggaacgatatttcaacgacccggggaagacatattagattatatggatcgcgttagaaatcttagattggcaataatggacggagaaagaggcgactacggcatcatatcccccgatatccaagatactatagattgggaaacgaaagaagctttcgttaaaggacttccgaacgaggtatatgtgcgagtaaaaatagcagggtaccatactttagaagatgcgtatcgtcaagccgtcaaagcaacacacgaattgaaacaaataaccgatagaacgcgaccccaacgaccgacaccctcgaactattacagacgcgacaacgcacatccttcgaacactaacaacaatatcaggaacaaccgccaagatcgaagatcgctacctccatcgcagaattttttgaattctacaagacaaaatatcacgtgtaactattgcaaaaaacccgggcatctagtgaaagactgttacaaatttaaagcccgagtagatgccggattaatcgtaccctatgcttcgagaccatcgggaaaccaaacacgtccttcgggagaatggggcgagccacgaaggaacgatacgccgaatcgcccaagagtacaggcggcaaccaggcgaccggcgccgacggcaacaaacagaacaaggacagccacccccgcgagatcgactccaccacccataacgagagacagagcgaacgcaatgccgaccataagatcgaacgaacaaccactaaatattgtgggggagtcatcccacaaccaaacgag